A region of Streptomyces halobius DNA encodes the following proteins:
- a CDS encoding BlaI/MecI/CopY family transcriptional regulator has protein sequence MSSLRDGRGLAAHFGPLELAILDVMWSAGEMDVATCLRRLDGGQAYTTVKTVMERLAVKGMLDRRKEGRQYVYWPQQTRREVEQRVAAEQVRQVVDGFGDLAVANFVQAVSGDAGQLAQVRALLAGIADPSAGSDAGEPGGTPGGSA, from the coding sequence ATGTCGTCGTTGCGAGATGGTCGAGGTCTAGCGGCCCACTTCGGGCCCCTTGAGCTGGCGATTCTGGACGTGATGTGGTCGGCGGGTGAGATGGACGTCGCCACATGCCTCCGACGTCTCGACGGGGGGCAGGCGTACACCACCGTGAAGACGGTAATGGAACGCCTAGCGGTCAAAGGGATGTTGGATCGGCGCAAGGAAGGTCGGCAATACGTCTACTGGCCGCAGCAGACTCGACGCGAAGTCGAGCAGCGCGTCGCGGCCGAACAAGTGCGGCAAGTTGTGGACGGTTTCGGCGACCTGGCAGTGGCGAACTTCGTTCAGGCGGTGAGTGGCGATGCCGGCCAGCTCGCGCAGGTGCGTGCTCTGCTGGCCGGCATCGCCGATCCGTCCGCTGGTTCTGACGCAGGTGAGCCCGGAGGAACGCCAGGGGGCAGTGCGTGA
- a CDS encoding M48 family metalloprotease, translating to MSVSWLGYPQVMLAWWCPLAAVGLWHLLRRGSIRLPARERFVLAVACALTPLLAMAVPYLPHSPLRDALPWRAPVAWGISNGIADIDHGHVLSVIAAQLMFAMSLVPLASMAVSFLAGAFQVVRTGRVFARLEPQQCGDVWIARASGPATRGLASTVGLVRPRIVLGAEVAASAEASAIIQHERAHAEARHPLWIFLATCALRSWWWIPGRKTVLAEVRLAAELWADQSARETDGAAAVAKALCAQIDAASPRHGGVAAGGSAAFLDPGTELTCRAEALASPARVIPVWQAWAIRGTTVVMVGAVTLLL from the coding sequence GTGAGTGTGAGTTGGCTGGGCTATCCGCAGGTGATGCTCGCGTGGTGGTGTCCGCTGGCCGCCGTCGGCCTGTGGCATCTGCTGCGCCGGGGGTCGATACGTTTACCGGCCCGCGAACGGTTCGTCCTCGCCGTGGCCTGCGCACTCACTCCCCTCCTGGCAATGGCGGTTCCGTATCTGCCGCACAGCCCGTTGCGTGATGCGCTGCCATGGCGGGCGCCCGTCGCCTGGGGGATCAGCAACGGCATCGCGGACATTGATCATGGGCATGTGTTGTCGGTCATCGCGGCGCAGCTGATGTTCGCGATGTCGCTGGTTCCGCTGGCCTCCATGGCCGTCTCCTTCCTTGCCGGTGCCTTTCAAGTCGTACGTACCGGCCGGGTTTTCGCGAGACTGGAGCCCCAGCAGTGCGGTGACGTCTGGATCGCCCGCGCATCGGGGCCGGCCACGCGGGGTCTGGCCAGTACGGTCGGTCTGGTGCGGCCCCGGATCGTTCTGGGTGCGGAGGTGGCTGCATCGGCGGAGGCGTCCGCGATCATCCAGCATGAGCGTGCCCACGCGGAGGCCCGCCACCCGCTGTGGATCTTCCTCGCCACCTGCGCCCTGCGGTCGTGGTGGTGGATTCCCGGGCGGAAGACGGTCCTTGCGGAGGTGCGGCTCGCTGCAGAACTCTGGGCCGACCAGTCCGCGCGGGAGACCGACGGTGCCGCAGCCGTGGCCAAGGCGCTGTGCGCACAGATCGATGCCGCGTCCCCTCGTCACGGTGGCGTGGCCGCGGGAGGCAGTGCCGCGTTTCTCGACCCAGGAACCGAACTCACGTGTCGTGCCGAGGCGTTGGCCTCTCCGGCCCGGGTCATTCCGGTCTGGCAGGCATGGGCAATCCGGGGCACGACGGTAGTGATGGTCGGCGCCGTGACGCTGCTGCTGTGA
- a CDS encoding lanthionine synthetase C family protein, whose translation MTSSPISDATRKEAVNTGWEILNRIRDFRGDLADLRIPDPFTKEPIKAWNPLSTDPGDLGMALVYSAADELCPDDGWDRLAFEYARKLIDFYTRTPDLGVGLVNGTASVAYALRALSRGGERYRQALHDVEATLITRVEDRLAALPPSGGVASSDYDVISGLAGAAIHLLASGGADERRRNAADRIVEQFCRLATVPPPLGLWTPPGKITSIERNGSPHLHDGYLNLGFAHGISGVLSVLGTAASRGTASPVLTGTVTTLGEQITDRLVETDYGPDLPYFMLPSDRQREQTGLARSAWCYGNLGAAVALANCASVDLRFLDTAIRLLESVERRPVELRYIDNPSLCHGVAGQVTVQRYVAAVAASYGRGWAGPNQAVVEQLLTMVDPDATFGLRNNVVPGAQTDSPGFLTGSGGAAVALMSLGHDGLTAAELMLCGGVAC comes from the coding sequence ATGACGTCTTCACCGATCAGCGACGCGACCAGGAAGGAGGCGGTGAACACCGGCTGGGAGATTCTGAACCGGATACGTGACTTCCGTGGTGATCTGGCCGACCTCCGGATTCCCGACCCGTTCACGAAGGAACCGATCAAGGCTTGGAATCCGCTCAGTACGGACCCCGGCGATCTCGGTATGGCCCTGGTGTACTCGGCCGCTGACGAGCTGTGCCCGGACGACGGCTGGGATCGGCTGGCGTTTGAGTACGCCCGGAAATTGATCGACTTCTATACCCGCACACCGGATCTCGGAGTGGGGCTGGTCAACGGCACGGCGTCCGTGGCGTATGCCCTGCGAGCCCTCTCCCGCGGCGGGGAACGCTATCGTCAGGCGCTTCACGACGTGGAAGCCACGCTGATCACACGAGTCGAGGACAGGCTGGCTGCGCTGCCCCCCTCCGGAGGAGTGGCAAGCAGCGACTACGACGTGATTTCCGGGTTGGCCGGGGCTGCTATACACCTGCTCGCCTCCGGAGGCGCTGATGAGCGTCGGCGGAATGCGGCTGACCGCATAGTGGAGCAGTTCTGCCGCCTGGCTACGGTTCCGCCGCCGCTGGGGCTGTGGACGCCCCCTGGGAAGATCACGTCAATTGAGCGGAACGGGTCTCCTCATCTGCACGACGGCTATCTCAACCTCGGTTTTGCCCACGGGATTTCCGGTGTTCTCTCCGTCCTGGGCACGGCGGCGAGCAGGGGCACGGCGTCGCCGGTGCTGACCGGAACGGTGACCACACTCGGAGAGCAGATCACCGACCGTCTGGTGGAAACCGACTACGGACCCGATCTGCCGTATTTCATGCTGCCCTCGGACCGGCAGCGCGAGCAGACTGGTCTGGCACGGTCGGCGTGGTGCTACGGCAACCTCGGCGCGGCGGTCGCGTTGGCCAACTGTGCGAGCGTGGACCTCAGATTCCTCGACACCGCAATCCGTCTGCTGGAATCCGTGGAGCGACGGCCGGTCGAGTTGCGGTACATCGACAACCCATCCTTGTGCCATGGTGTCGCGGGTCAGGTCACCGTTCAGCGCTACGTCGCCGCCGTGGCCGCGTCGTATGGGCGAGGCTGGGCCGGGCCGAACCAGGCCGTGGTCGAGCAGCTCCTGACGATGGTCGACCCGGACGCGACATTCGGGCTGCGGAACAACGTTGTTCCGGGTGCCCAGACCGACTCCCCGGGTTTCCTCACCGGATCGGGCGGAGCCGCGGTCGCCCTCATGTCTCTGGGCCACGACGGGCTTACCGCTGCGGAGCTCATGCTGTGCGGAGGTGTGGCATGTTGA
- a CDS encoding ATP-binding cassette domain-containing protein → MFAAPGQKTAIAGTPVIETRGLSKTFRSSTAVDEVDLTVTSGRIYGLLGPNGAGKSTTLKMILGLLPPTAGEVRLFGRPWARDSLSGIGASINGPSFYGHLSARRNLMVHAHLLGLPESEVDRALAAVELTGTDRKKAKSFSTGMKGRLALAIAMLGTPDVLILDEPQNGLDPEGIAALRTMMRHFTDTGRTIVLSSHLLGEVAAIADDIGVIVTGRLRYQGAMADFAPDGDLERAYFTLTGGSHMDRTVSS, encoded by the coding sequence ATGTTCGCGGCACCTGGCCAGAAGACGGCCATCGCGGGCACACCGGTGATCGAGACCCGGGGGCTGTCCAAGACCTTCCGCAGCTCGACCGCGGTCGACGAGGTCGACCTCACCGTGACCTCGGGCCGGATCTACGGCCTCCTCGGCCCCAACGGGGCGGGCAAGTCCACCACGCTGAAGATGATCCTTGGGCTGCTTCCGCCCACCGCCGGGGAGGTGCGGCTCTTCGGCCGGCCCTGGGCCCGGGATTCCCTCTCCGGCATCGGGGCGAGCATCAACGGCCCCAGCTTCTATGGCCATTTGTCCGCCCGGCGGAATCTCATGGTCCACGCACACCTGCTCGGCCTTCCGGAGTCCGAGGTCGACCGGGCGCTGGCCGCGGTCGAACTGACCGGCACGGACCGAAAGAAGGCCAAGAGCTTCTCCACCGGTATGAAGGGCCGCCTGGCCCTGGCGATCGCCATGCTGGGCACCCCGGACGTGCTCATCCTGGACGAGCCGCAGAACGGCCTCGACCCGGAAGGCATCGCCGCACTCCGCACGATGATGCGCCACTTCACCGACACCGGCCGCACCATCGTGCTCTCCAGCCACCTGTTGGGCGAAGTAGCCGCCATCGCCGATGACATCGGCGTCATCGTGACGGGGCGGTTGCGCTACCAGGGCGCCATGGCCGACTTCGCACCGGACGGTGACCTCGAACGCGCCTACTTCACGCTGACCGGAGGCTCCCACATGGACCGGACGGTGAGTTCATGA
- a CDS encoding ABC transporter permease, translated as MNIIRQLGVHILRIYWERRTYKTAIALGTVTALISLVQFLLMGKFLEDGNTFAGIQGYGGNIISFLMSGSVFTGFVAVSLGAFSNHLQIEQRTGTLESVVVMPVPLTRVMLYSGVVGLIGTALGSVVMFGLFGVVFDIPISINVLATLAVLALLVITLGSFGLAGCGVLLITKRGDPVRWGITTLTTLLSGVMYPISIFPDWLQSVAQALPTTQALDGIRKSLLVNADLSQVAPALLHMAIWSAVMLPIGMATFSTGMSRARRTGSLGEY; from the coding sequence GTGAACATCATCCGTCAACTCGGAGTCCATATTCTCCGGATCTACTGGGAGCGCCGCACCTACAAGACCGCCATAGCACTGGGCACTGTCACCGCGCTGATTTCCTTGGTTCAGTTCCTTCTGATGGGCAAGTTCCTGGAGGACGGCAACACCTTCGCCGGCATTCAGGGATACGGTGGCAACATCATCAGCTTCCTGATGTCCGGCTCGGTGTTCACGGGGTTTGTCGCCGTCAGCCTCGGTGCCTTCAGTAACCATCTCCAGATCGAGCAGCGGACCGGCACATTGGAGTCGGTGGTGGTGATGCCGGTTCCGCTGACCCGGGTAATGCTGTATTCGGGAGTAGTCGGTCTGATCGGCACCGCGCTGGGCTCGGTGGTCATGTTCGGTCTGTTCGGGGTGGTCTTCGACATCCCGATCTCGATAAACGTGCTTGCGACCCTGGCGGTTCTCGCGCTGCTGGTCATCACCTTGGGCAGCTTCGGGCTGGCGGGCTGTGGCGTTCTTCTCATCACCAAACGTGGGGATCCGGTGCGTTGGGGCATCACCACGCTGACCACCCTGCTCTCCGGTGTGATGTACCCAATCTCGATCTTCCCCGACTGGCTGCAGTCCGTGGCACAAGCGCTGCCCACCACCCAGGCTCTGGACGGGATACGCAAATCGCTTCTGGTCAACGCGGACCTGTCGCAGGTGGCGCCGGCGCTGCTGCACATGGCGATCTGGTCGGCGGTGATGCTTCCCATCGGGATGGCGACCTTCTCCACCGGGATGTCCCGGGCGCGGCGGACAGGTTCGCTCGGCGAGTACTGA
- the ccmA gene encoding heme ABC exporter ATP-binding protein CcmA, with protein MLSVEDVTMSYRKATTPVLTDVGFTVPAGHLVPVLGSNGAGKTTLLKILCGLITPTSGSVSVAGCDIVRRPTAARAHVGVSLYPERSFYFRLTCVQNLRYYASLRNLFGARAKKEIGQLLDRVGLAEYADTQFMRLSLGQRKRLGLARALLGSPPLLLLDEPTANLDTENVARFHEIISDHAEGGGSVLFSTHNESDLATATEQFLQIKKGHVDATQEHGISDPAPGDSVRNRAERVALQEAQ; from the coding sequence ATGTTGAGCGTGGAAGACGTGACGATGTCCTACCGCAAGGCCACGACTCCCGTGCTGACCGATGTGGGGTTCACGGTGCCCGCTGGGCATCTCGTGCCGGTACTCGGTTCCAATGGGGCCGGCAAGACCACACTCTTGAAGATCTTGTGTGGTCTGATCACGCCCACCTCGGGCTCGGTGAGCGTGGCCGGCTGTGACATCGTGCGCCGTCCCACGGCGGCGCGGGCACACGTCGGCGTATCCCTGTATCCGGAACGCAGCTTCTACTTCCGGCTGACGTGTGTGCAGAACCTGCGGTATTACGCCTCACTGCGGAACCTGTTCGGCGCCCGGGCGAAGAAGGAGATCGGGCAACTACTGGACCGGGTGGGGTTGGCGGAGTACGCCGATACACAGTTCATGCGGCTGTCGTTGGGGCAACGTAAACGCCTGGGACTTGCCCGCGCATTGCTGGGATCTCCACCGCTGCTCCTGCTCGACGAGCCGACGGCGAATCTGGACACCGAGAACGTCGCTCGGTTTCACGAGATCATCAGTGATCACGCCGAGGGCGGTGGTTCGGTCCTGTTCTCCACCCATAACGAAAGCGATCTGGCCACGGCCACTGAACAGTTCCTGCAGATCAAGAAGGGGCACGTCGACGCGACGCAGGAGCATGGCATATCCGACCCGGCGCCGGGCGATTCGGTCCGTAACCGAGCCGAACGGGTAGCCCTTCAGGAGGCGCAGTGA
- a CDS encoding esterase-like activity of phytase family protein, whose translation MRARRMLATTATVIATTMLTAKVTNAAQGSPSAENNGRACSPYVSVAGFSDALDKTTFQGRYVGNLSALAAAPDGRVAALSGRSELFTLDPRRRPERVVSLADEKGGKLDSEGLVVDHDGSYLVTAETEPSIRRYDREGKLLGSLPVPEELRVAPIGKARLNQTFEGLALQPDGRTLIASMEGPLDGDPMDGEGRQLVRFQTWHRPNTTADFQPSGQYTYPVDKSLGISEITATGLVLERGLTEDAGLTDRLYYADLTHASGGRVVSKALFADLSACPSLGARHPTRLPNPLLDNIEGMLVTGREEDGRLKALMVSDDNQSDRQVTRLYEFSTRTPEAD comes from the coding sequence ATGCGCGCACGAAGGATGCTGGCTACGACTGCCACAGTCATAGCTACGACGATGCTGACGGCCAAGGTCACGAATGCGGCACAAGGCTCCCCGAGCGCGGAGAACAACGGCCGGGCCTGCTCGCCGTATGTCTCGGTCGCCGGTTTCTCCGACGCCTTGGACAAGACCACCTTCCAAGGCCGCTATGTCGGCAACCTCTCCGCACTGGCCGCCGCCCCCGACGGTCGGGTCGCCGCCCTGTCCGGCCGCTCCGAGCTGTTTACGCTCGACCCACGGCGCCGGCCCGAACGCGTGGTATCACTGGCCGATGAAAAGGGTGGAAAACTGGACTCCGAGGGCCTGGTAGTCGACCATGACGGCAGCTACCTGGTCACTGCCGAGACGGAACCATCCATCCGCCGTTACGACCGCGAGGGCAAACTTCTCGGGTCCTTGCCCGTTCCGGAAGAACTCCGGGTTGCACCGATCGGAAAGGCCCGGCTCAACCAAACCTTCGAGGGCCTGGCGCTCCAGCCAGACGGCCGAACGCTGATCGCGTCGATGGAAGGACCCCTCGACGGGGACCCGATGGACGGTGAAGGGCGGCAGCTGGTGCGCTTCCAAACCTGGCACCGGCCGAACACCACAGCGGACTTCCAGCCGAGCGGACAGTACACCTACCCCGTTGACAAGTCGCTGGGTATCTCCGAAATCACCGCTACGGGACTGGTCCTCGAACGGGGCCTCACCGAAGACGCGGGGCTGACGGACCGTCTCTACTACGCAGATCTCACGCACGCGAGCGGTGGGCGAGTGGTCTCGAAGGCGCTGTTCGCCGACCTCTCCGCGTGCCCTTCCTTGGGTGCGCGGCACCCGACGCGGCTGCCCAACCCTCTCCTGGACAACATCGAGGGGATGCTCGTCACGGGCCGGGAGGAGGACGGACGGCTGAAGGCGCTGATGGTGAGCGATGACAATCAGAGCGACCGGCAGGTTACGCGGCTGTACGAATTCAGCACCCGGACGCCTGAGGCGGACTGA
- a CDS encoding lantibiotic dehydratase: MVHSRYRILDRVLLRSPIHSTNFYPHRPAESSPIEGIRALWADEAFRESVYVASPVLADQVDALLPTADGAEGGNRKGQEKKVQTLYRALLKYAIRISTRTTPFGLFGGSAMVGLGDEPLVLGPEGDHQKHARVGFTYLKHITDAAVADLGDRLRVVTNPTVYLAGDRIAVMANPQSADGKVETFSIRNTPPVRHVISMAREPVALSAIHQSLGKTFPDAQREVLNRFINELVERGILITELTPSAFDTSPMDRWMRADLDSDGQLAQQLRAAQDAIAAYRDTAIGKGIDELRAVYSALRTDANAGQEQLQVDLSLAMSGQIPAHVATKVEAAVSVMMRVTAMPVNFPELQRHTERFTDVFGQSLVPLHRMFDPEQGIGAPSGYPSSRHPAKEGATTLEETFRAGRRLRAALIDRARRTGKHTVAITSSDLAAFPPVPGIPPTTYDVFFQLDQGDNDEIRITQSPIGVVIHGGKAGGRFAYGDPAIDAHVRDVADAEKAAHPETILCELDYVSNRSRVNNVVASPRVYDYQLKVTTGAFDTDEPTVEQIAFADLLVGVEDGRFHLVHAATGKRVLIHTANLVNPEINIDVIRFLHEISLDGTNRPAWTWGELEPLAEFLPGVEYEGVTLSLPKWRIPPLSGAPEDQDGQLLRWATEVELPEYIYVGTLDNRLLLHMVDPIHRDLLRREAADGVEFVTEAPAPGQMGAVRGRDGHRYASEAVFSAVARRPVSAGPPPLAPHFDTTVDSERTLPPGTEWWYLCVYGEREDQNEILSRLGAAGDTFPGNWFFIRYADPDDHLRIRVRSAAAAFDRVREVISGCVRDGLAQRYTVDTYVREIERYGGVDAMPIAERIFCAESQFLAVHPTLCMPAEAMRTAHRLDDKGTLSGTLSRIVRDAAHLMDHYLAALGLDDEEADSLLEIIASGYRSEFSAHSPALRKAVRPLVRQQPSDAAIAAGPLLHSALLPDTQAFNASLVKADGPWRRRAMTLQSLLHMFANRMGLPRSREYQALFLLSVIRRSQAHRKGQSGRA, from the coding sequence TCAAGTGGACGCCTTATTGCCCACCGCAGACGGAGCCGAAGGCGGCAACCGTAAGGGGCAGGAAAAGAAAGTCCAAACCCTTTACCGAGCGCTGTTGAAGTATGCGATTCGCATCTCCACCCGCACGACCCCCTTCGGGCTCTTCGGGGGCAGCGCAATGGTTGGCCTCGGCGATGAGCCCCTTGTGCTGGGACCAGAGGGCGATCACCAAAAGCACGCCCGTGTCGGATTCACCTATCTCAAACACATCACTGATGCCGCGGTCGCTGATCTCGGCGACCGGTTGCGTGTGGTGACCAATCCGACGGTGTATCTGGCCGGAGATCGGATTGCGGTGATGGCGAATCCCCAGTCAGCGGACGGGAAGGTCGAGACGTTCAGCATCAGAAATACACCTCCGGTGCGGCACGTCATCAGCATGGCCCGCGAGCCCGTCGCACTTTCGGCGATACACCAGAGTCTGGGCAAGACCTTTCCGGACGCCCAGCGGGAGGTGCTCAACCGCTTCATCAATGAGCTGGTCGAACGCGGGATCCTGATCACGGAATTGACCCCCTCGGCGTTCGACACCAGCCCGATGGACCGCTGGATGCGTGCCGACCTGGACAGTGATGGTCAATTGGCACAGCAGTTGCGAGCAGCGCAGGATGCCATCGCCGCGTACCGCGACACCGCCATCGGCAAGGGAATCGATGAACTGCGGGCGGTGTACTCGGCCCTGCGCACCGATGCCAATGCCGGCCAGGAGCAGCTTCAGGTCGACCTGTCCTTGGCGATGTCGGGACAGATACCCGCCCACGTGGCGACCAAGGTCGAAGCCGCGGTGAGCGTAATGATGCGCGTCACCGCCATGCCGGTGAACTTCCCGGAACTCCAGCGCCACACCGAACGGTTCACTGACGTCTTCGGCCAGTCTCTTGTTCCGTTGCACCGTATGTTCGACCCTGAGCAGGGCATCGGCGCACCTTCCGGATACCCCTCTTCGCGGCACCCGGCAAAGGAAGGGGCGACCACCCTTGAGGAGACTTTCCGCGCCGGCCGCCGGCTACGGGCCGCTCTGATCGACCGCGCCCGGCGAACCGGGAAACATACTGTGGCGATCACCTCCAGCGACCTCGCCGCGTTTCCTCCCGTTCCCGGGATACCGCCGACGACCTATGACGTGTTCTTCCAGCTCGACCAGGGTGACAACGACGAGATCAGGATCACTCAGTCCCCGATCGGGGTGGTGATCCATGGAGGTAAGGCGGGCGGCCGATTCGCCTACGGGGACCCCGCCATCGACGCACACGTGCGCGACGTGGCCGACGCCGAGAAGGCAGCTCACCCCGAAACCATCCTGTGCGAGCTGGACTATGTCAGCAATCGTTCGCGAGTGAACAACGTCGTTGCCTCGCCCCGTGTTTACGACTACCAGCTGAAGGTGACCACCGGCGCTTTCGATACCGATGAGCCGACCGTGGAGCAGATCGCCTTTGCCGACCTTCTCGTCGGCGTTGAGGACGGCCGGTTCCACCTGGTCCACGCCGCCACCGGCAAGCGGGTGCTGATCCACACGGCCAACTTGGTCAACCCGGAGATCAACATCGACGTGATCAGGTTCCTCCATGAAATCTCTCTGGACGGAACCAACCGACCCGCCTGGACCTGGGGCGAACTGGAGCCGTTGGCGGAATTCCTGCCAGGTGTGGAATACGAGGGGGTGACCCTGTCGCTACCGAAGTGGCGTATTCCGCCGCTGTCCGGCGCCCCCGAGGACCAGGATGGCCAACTGCTGCGATGGGCGACCGAAGTTGAGCTCCCCGAGTACATCTACGTTGGAACGCTCGACAATCGCCTCCTGCTGCACATGGTCGATCCGATCCACCGAGACCTGCTGCGCCGAGAAGCCGCTGACGGAGTGGAGTTCGTCACGGAAGCGCCGGCACCCGGTCAGATGGGTGCAGTACGCGGCCGCGATGGCCACCGGTACGCGAGCGAGGCGGTGTTCTCTGCCGTGGCGCGACGCCCGGTGTCAGCTGGGCCACCACCGCTCGCGCCCCACTTCGACACCACGGTCGACTCCGAGCGAACCCTGCCGCCGGGCACCGAATGGTGGTACCTGTGCGTGTACGGGGAGCGGGAGGACCAGAACGAGATCCTGTCCCGACTGGGGGCCGCCGGCGATACGTTCCCGGGCAATTGGTTCTTCATCCGTTACGCGGATCCGGATGACCATCTGCGTATCCGAGTCCGCTCTGCGGCAGCGGCCTTCGACCGGGTACGTGAGGTGATCAGCGGATGCGTGCGTGACGGGCTGGCCCAGCGCTACACCGTCGACACCTACGTCCGGGAGATTGAGCGGTACGGCGGAGTCGACGCCATGCCGATCGCAGAACGGATCTTCTGCGCCGAATCCCAATTCCTCGCTGTTCACCCGACGTTGTGTATGCCGGCCGAGGCGATGCGAACAGCACACCGGCTGGACGACAAGGGGACGCTCAGTGGCACGCTGAGCCGGATCGTGCGGGACGCCGCGCACCTGATGGACCACTATCTGGCGGCCTTGGGGCTGGACGACGAGGAAGCAGACAGTCTGCTGGAGATCATCGCCAGCGGTTACCGGTCGGAGTTCTCCGCGCACAGCCCTGCCCTCCGGAAGGCGGTCCGTCCTTTGGTGCGACAGCAGCCGTCGGACGCGGCCATCGCCGCAGGACCACTGCTGCACTCCGCGTTGCTCCCCGACACCCAGGCGTTCAACGCGTCTCTCGTCAAGGCCGATGGGCCGTGGCGACGGCGGGCCATGACCCTGCAGAGCCTTCTGCACATGTTCGCCAACCGGATGGGCCTTCCCCGGAGCCGTGAATACCAGGCGCTGTTCCTCCTCAGCGTCATCAGGCGATCCCAGGCCCACAGGAAAGGACAGTCCGGCCGTGCATAA